The genomic segment TCTGCCTGTAGTTTTCTGCTTGCAAGAGCGTTATTATACAAATGTCTGCATGTATCCAGAGTTGCTTTTAATGTAACTCGCTGCTCTTTGTTTGGCTCCAGCCTGAACTTATAACTTTTCATCATTTATATCCACTCTTCATTATATAATTGTTGTTTTTATAAGTATATAAACTTTATGCTTATTTTCATCACTATATCAAAATTTACGATTCATTATACCCTTAGCTAGAGGTATTTCAATATTTTTAAAATAGTAACGCATTCATCCAACGACTAAAGTCGTTTGTCTTCTGCGATGTTCTTCATAAAGAGCAGGAGGTTGTAGAAGGGAGTAGTTATTTTTTAAAAGTCAATGTTAAATTTCTTTATTTTCCTATGCTTAAATATGTGATTATACCATTTATAGGTGCCTTCATAGGCTATATCACAAATTTAATAGCTGTGAAGATGCTATTCGTACCCAGAAAGAAAATAAATATTTTTGGTATAGCTGTTCAGGGACTCTTTCCAAAGAGAAAAGAGGAACTTGCTCATGCCGTGGGAGAGGTGGTAGAGAGGGAGTTTCTAAACTCAGGGGATATCAACAGAGTATTCAGAGAAGCTAACCTGGATAATAAGATTTCCGAACTGGTAGAAAATTCCTTTTCCAATCTGAAATTCAATATAAACATACCCATTGTAGGAGATATCTCCTTTCTTCTCAGGAATAGACTCAGAGAATTCCTTAGGGAATTTCTCGTCAGTAACAGCCCGATTATTTCACAGCAGCTTAGCAGTATGGTAGACGAAAATCTTAAAATAAAGGAGCTTGTGACAGAGAAGATAATAAATCTGGAGTCTGAGAAGCTGGAGGAGCTTATTCTCAATGTTGCTGGAAAGGAATTAAGATATATAACCTACTTTGGCGGTATCATTGGATTTGTTGTTGGAGTTTTCCAGGTAATAGTCCTGATTTTATAAGCCGGCTGAAAAATTAGAAGAAAAAACGATGGGTCATACCAGCTTTCCACCCTGATATCTACCCCTGTAATTTCTTGATTCTCCTCCAAGCTCTGAGAAAACTATCTGCGCAATTCTCGATTCTCTCTCAAGAACAAAATTTTTTCTGCTTTCATTGACCAGACCTATGGTGAGCTTTCCCCTGTAGCCAGGGTCCACAACGGCTGTCCTCAATGTTACACCGCTTCTGAAGAGAGTGCTGCGCTGGTAGATGAAGGCAATCAAATCACCTGGCATATTAACCTCCTCTGCCGTCATACAGAGGTAATATTCACCTGCCTCAATGGTAAAGGGTTCTTCTTCAATTTCCTCCACCTCAGGAAGCCTTCTATCTTTCACTCCAAGATAAGCCTCAGAAGAGAGTCTGTAAAGTTTATCAACCCTGAGGTCCACACCGGCACCCTGCACATTATCCTCAATAACGTTTGTTAATAACTTCTCCCCTTTTATTCTTCTCAGAATCTCACTATGTCCCAGATACATACTTCTAATATTTTTAAAATATTAGATAAAGCTTTGGAAAAAAAGTTATAGATATCCGAGCCCTCGCAGTCTATCTTTCACCTTCTCTTCATCCTCTTCAGAAAGAGAATGTTCCTCCTCCTCCTCTTCATCCTTAAGGAGCTCTTCAAGCACAAAGGTGATATACTCCTCAACACTCTTAAACTCCTCACTTTCCTTAACTCTCCTCTCTATTTCACTGTAAAGCCTGTCAGATATATCTACTGCTACCATTTTAAACACTACTCTATAAAATTCAAAATTCTGGAGAAGATTAAACCCTTCTCCTCCTTCTCAGCCTCAGGGCAAGTGGAACTGCTGCAAGAAGTGCAATGAGTGTTGGGCCGCATATTCCTTTCTTCTTCGCAGGTGGTGGAATAGTCACATTTGAGGGTTTCTTCGCCGGTGGCGGGATAGTTACATTTGAGGGTTTCTTCGCCGGTGGTGGTAGGGGAGTTACCTTTGAGGGTTTCTTCGCAGGTGTTGTGACTATAACATTGAATTTCTGTTCTGTCTTTCCAAACCATGCACTGGCAACTGCAATCAGCACCTTATATGTGCCACCAGTTACATTCTCAGGCACCATGAGCTCAATCTCAGCCTTGCTATTTCCCAATGGAAGAGTTACTCCTTTGAGCTGCTCTGCAGTCCAGCCTGAAGGCAGATTCTCCAGATATATGTTCACATCAGGTTCTTCAGAGGCAGAATGCAGAGGTATACCAACTGTTACATTAGCTCCTGCCTTAACCGTTATATTCCCAATACTGCCAATCTTAATTTCGTGAGTGGTGACACCAGGCGCAGCCACAGGAACAATAACAGGTGTTGGTGCTGGAACAACGCTTCCAGCCATACCATACAAACTCAACCTACTCAGATTTGCCCATACAAATCCTTCTGTTGTGTTTACACCGCTATTATATACAGTCACCGTGCCATTACAGATGGTTGCATTTGTATTATAAGGAATAGCATTCCATACACCAGTAGCCGAGCAGAAACGATATATATGAAGGGCTGCAGGGTTTATATCACCAGGGTCGAGTTTACCATTACCATTCTGATCTAATTGTGCGAAGCTGTAGTACATCTTAACAACCGCATATCTTAGGTTACTATCATTCACCTTTGTTCCATTCAACTCTATCTTCACAAATCCATTCAGAGCCTTACGGCCATTTGCACTGACATTGGCTGAGAAATATGTATTACTTGTTCTGTTATCCAGCCAGCTTACATTTGTACTTGCATTTAGCGTCACTAACACATTACCACTGACAGCAGGCACAAACTCAATTTCTGTTGAAGTGTTAATAATTCCATTTACTGTAGTAGTTGTA from the archaeon BMS3Bbin15 genome contains:
- the dcd_2 gene encoding deoxycytidine triphosphate deaminase, with the translated sequence MYLGHSEILRRIKGEKLLTNVIEDNVQGAGVDLRVDKLYRLSSEAYLGVKDRRLPEVEEIEEEPFTIEAGEYYLCMTAEEVNMPGDLIAFIYQRSTLFRSGVTLRTAVVDPGYRGKLTIGLVNESRKNFVLERESRIAQIVFSELGGESRNYRGRYQGGKLV